In Nicotiana tabacum cultivar K326 chromosome 11, ASM71507v2, whole genome shotgun sequence, a single window of DNA contains:
- the LOC107807005 gene encoding G-type lectin S-receptor-like serine/threonine-protein kinase LECRK3: MAVLLWLLFLSAFHAVAVAQQRNFNITPGSSLTPNANSSWFSPSRRFAFGFYEQTNGYAVGISIIGMSKKTAVWTANRDSPAVPSSAVLLLTTDGRLIVQVGQEITVINPSQSIASASMLDTGNFVLYNSDHNIIWQSFDNPTNTILPGQHLSAGQELFSSASEEDDSFGIFRLKMQRDGYLVQYPVQTPDTAPYAYFEKHINGIGNNVTLNLGDDSYLYLNNSDGGLENLTKGGHPRERTIYLMKIDVDGILRVYSHSLSQQNSSAIWSSTYDRCDPKGLCGLNGYCINIDDQVNCSCLPGFDFVNPGNWTAGCERNFPAETCRLKEKTSKYYDMITVKNTRWEDISYATLVTTTKEDCVQACLQDCSCETALFKDTECRKQGLPLRYGRRDMTDSNLALVKVRINVFADEGLFNQIEETKGEKLRMDILIAGITWAAFAFLVLVL; this comes from the coding sequence ATGGCTGTTTTGCTATGGTTATTATTCCTATCTGCATTTCATGCAGTAGCAGTAGCACAACAAAGAAACTTCAATATAACTCCTGGTTCTTCTCTAACACCTAATGCCAATTCGTCATGGTTTTCACCCTCAAGGCGTTTTGCCTTTGGGTTTTATGAACAAACCAATGGCTATGCTGTTGGAATCTCCATCATCGGCATGTCTAAGAAGACAGCTGTGTGGACAGCAAACAGAGACAGTCCTGCTGTCCCAAGCAGCGCTGTCTTGCTCTTAACTACTGATGGAAGGCTCATTGTACAAGTAGGCCAAGAAATCACTGTCATAAATCCCTCTCAATCCATTGCTTCAGCTTCCATGCTGGACACTGGTAACTTTGTGCTCTATAATTCTGATCACAATATCATATGGCAAAGTTTTGACAACCCGACAAACACCATTTTACCTGGTCAGCATCTCTCTGCTGGACAAGAGCTGTTCTCCAGTGCCTCGGAAGAAGATGACTCGTTTGGGATTTTCCGTCTCAAAATGCAAAGGGATGGGTACCTCGTTCAGTACCCTGTCCAGACACCAGACACTGCCCCATATGCTTACTTCGAAAAACACATCAATGGAATAGGGAATAATGTTACACTGAATCTTGGCGATGATAGCTACCTCTACTTAAACAATTCCGATGGAGGTCTCGAAAATCTAACCAAGGGAGGCCATCCTAGAGAAAGGACCATCTATTTGATGAAAATTGATGTTGACGGTATTCTTCGAGTTTATTCACATTCTCTGAGCCAACAGAACAGCTCTGCAATATGGTCATCAACATATGATAGATGTGATCCAAAAGGCCTTTGTGGGCTTAACGGTTATTGTATCAATATAGATGATCAAGTTAACTGTTCGTGTCTTCCAGGATTTGATTTTGTAAATCCAGGCAATTGGACCGCAGGCTGTGAAAGAAATTTCCCTGCAGAAACCTGTCGGTTAAAGGAGAAGACTTCTAAATACTATGACATGATAACAGTTAAGAACACAAGATGGGAAGATATCTCTTATGCTACTTTGGTcacaacaacaaaagaagattGTGTACAAGCCTGTTTACAGGATTGTAGTTGTGAGACGGCTCTATTCAAAGATACAGAGTGTAGAAAGCAGGGGCTGCCACTGAGATATGGAAGAAGAGACATGACTGATTCTAATCTAGCATTGGTCAAGGTGCGCATTAATGTGTTTGCAGACGAAGGGTTGTTTAACCAGATTGAAGAAACAAAAGGAGAAAAGCTAAGGATGGACATCCTAATTGCCGGCATTACATGGGCTGCTTTTGCTTTCTTGGTGTTGGTGTTGTGA